The Rosa rugosa chromosome 3, drRosRugo1.1, whole genome shotgun sequence sequence gagtttgaagaatggggcgcacttatcagtgagtcgagagatgaaccgagaaagggcggttaacttgccctggaggcactggacgtgtaccttatactcagggtccgccaggtcaaggatggcctggaccttgtctgggttagcctcgatgcctcgctcgctgacgatgtatcccaggaatttgctagcggtgaccgcaaagaaacacttctctgggttgaggcgcatgccgtaggccaagagaatggttactatgaccttgaggtttgccacatgtccgctggcctttacgcTTTTGActaacatgtcgtccacgtagacctcgatgatttttcccagatgctcagcgaacatagcgttcatcaaccgctggtaagttgcaccggcgttcttcagatcgaaaggcatgacattgtagcagtagaggcctttgtcggtggtgaaggtggtgcattcctggtcgctggggtgcatcttgatctgattgtatccggagaaagcgtccatcatgctgaggagctcatgtccggcagttgcatcgactagctgatcgatacgaggtagcgggaagctatcctttgggcatgccttgttgagatttttgaagtcgacacacatccgccacttgccgctggccttcttgaccattaccaggtttgagatccactggggatagataacttggcggatgaacccaatgtcctggagttttgcgacctcctctctgattgcccggtatttttcctcatcaaaggcccttcgcttctgcttgatgggataaaatgagggtttgatggtcagtttatgagtgataatgtcaggagagatacctggcatgtccgcgtatgaccatgcaaagacggcggcgttatcacgtaggaactgagtgagctctgcctccacctctgggtttagatgggcgcctatgcggactgtccgctcagggtgttcgtccgagaggcagacaacctttagtgacgtgtcagggtcgaccggctccttccttacatacttctcctcttcatccctaggatcctcaaagatgtttggtggcggtgcctcattacccactgtcagaatttcatggcggcgcgtcgaccgcgctatagttgtttagtaacattctcgtgccagctgttggcttcccctgacacagcccgtgccgttgggcgtggggaacttcataaggagcatgtacccggcaatgatgcacttgagcttgttaagtgctggtcgaccgatgatggcgttgtacgaactaaagcagtcgacaataatgaattctgtatgtacctccgccatgcaagggctagtaccaataaccagccgcatgtaatctgaccccagcggttgtgtgacgtcaccggagaagctgagcagttgCTCGTGATCCTAGAgcagttttttgttccgcttgagatggtcgtagcaaccattgaagatgacgttgacagcggatccgctatccaccaaaattctccccaccgagaatttgcccagaatggcatcgaccaagaatgggtcgtcatggggtaaatgcactccgcgctcttcctcctccgaaaaggtaataggttcccaacctgatttcgggagtttggcggatctttcgtagcggatattgcagacttcctttgggtgattagcgcgtgcatagcgcttccttgccctgtgagacatgctggtgattggggcaccgccatcgatggtgttgatgcggcccaaggtctcaacgttggcaattactggtggtggctgacgcaccttgaactggtcCATCTTGccatcacggtacaaggtctcaatggccgttttgagagcattgcaactgttggtattgtggccgctgtcctcgtggtatttgcaccacttgccggtgttcctgggcttgcctgtttttgggtattttggagggggtggcggtgggatctgatccttgcactgattgtagatgtcttcatatgaggcagtcaggaccgtgaaaactgcataccgctgcgaggactccgcctgcttgttgcggttatccccatgggttgggcggtttcccttatggtaatgctggtccttctgccgcttgctctggtggtggccctgttgccactcccttttcttgtcagttgatggtgctgagggggtcttgctagcggtttcctgatgactggaagatggctgtgttgattttggtgttagtggtggcggtggggtttctccgtatgtgatgaattccgcctgggcgtgaatgaccgcctcactcatgacgtggtcatacgtcgcattgggatgattgtagttgaggtgatagaggaacggtcccttgagcagtcccttcctgaaggccgccgacgccatcgttttgtctaggtcacggcactgagatgctgccgcccgccaccttgtgacgaaggccttcagtgactcgtcctccccctgcttgacgctgaacagctgacttgtgttgtgatgaccagcggataataagatgaaccgggagaggaaagcatgggatagtgcattgaatgaactgacagaccccggcggacactcaaagaaccagttcattgcctcgccatccaacgtttcgctaaacaagtggcacaaggtggcgtcgtcgaaccccttgttgttggtgaccttcttgaaggtgtccatgtggacgaagggatcagacattccaccgtaatgcgccatctttggggtttttgcatatgccggtctgacagcctgcagaatggcagcggtgaagggcccgggtctggaagcgaagagcggattctgagttggcgctgggacgctcgactccgcccggatcaacctctgctccagctggtgcatcctttccaatatctgggcggttgcatcgttggtggaatcagcctgAACAACCCGCTGGGACAGCCCGCACCTTGGCACAGGCGGAATATTCTCggtccttgccctagcctccgagcggttggtgtgcgggagtgattccgctTCTTGTTCTAACATgggttggggtatgggcggtggtcccattcccaataactcgggtgggttcagcggcacctgcatctgtatgaccggccccgGCCCCAACGTTCCGGTGCCGGGTCGGCTATGCCTGGTGCTatgtgattgctcgctctgtgTTGGGCGGGtggtggcctccagcgtcttctttaattcctcgaaacgtgtcatgagcgtagccacctgccgctgggcttcagccttttccttgcgttCCGCCTCACGCAccttgtttgccttgtgaagatccgccagtgctagctcgtacatagtgacgagatcttggaccggcgggcggctgctgctcggatttgcctcaccgccggggttggccggggttgtgaatagtgcgcggttaacgcctactgctgggtcgggaggttgggggacggcgggatggtctgcctgctcttcagcgtttcccccgctaccgttagtcatggtgattgtggtgggatggccttttgttcaaggattcccacagacggcgccaatgttaatgtctaaaagttcggcggtagctgaacctttgttaacgctgatccggtgggcggatcgatacttatggtgttctcaaagcctccgctacctgtcaagtaaaatacaaagggcgtcagagggagaccgcgttgggcggtcttcaactctccgatgcctaagttagtcaatgtatttatgttgacaaagtaacagtaggtaaagtattgaatgcgtaattaatgaggagagaggagaggaccttttataggtgaggaagaggttgatcttctctttgttttcgatgtgggactgatatgcttcagttcccagtttcagaagcttctgatgccatcttggcgcggcgcgtggcggcgcgttggcggcaatctggaggtggtccgacgttggggctgtagcccgcctggcggtgtgtctgcatgtcattcctttggttggaatcagTACCTtcggcggtacaatgagcgtagcccgttagagctaattatgcttgtaaatgtacatgtatgtacactctCTCAACGACAAAACCAAAGTTCTCGTCTCGACTTCTCCGACCAAAATCCAGTTCTCCAACCCAACTTCTAGTCTCCACCATTGACGCTTGAAACTGGCCTCAGATTGCATGATTATCACAACACAaactttcttcttttcctttctcgATGCCCGATATCAGTCCCCGCTGAACCTCGTCATCTCCTTCGTCCTCCTCACTGCTGTCGTTTGGGTTCAACGATGACGTGGTCACCGGAGTTCATCACAAGTGAAGACCCCGATCAAGGTCCCCAAGTCGCCGTATAAGGTAAAACTTTGAGTTTTCTGAGTTTGAAAATTTGGGATTTTTCGGATTTTGCATCTGATTTGGTCCTTTTTAGGGTTATGGATTTTGTGGTGTGTTTGATTTTTCAGGTTGGGTATTAGCTTTATTGATTAGCTTATTTTTTCAGGTTTTGGATTTGCAAGATGATTTCAGGTTGGGTATTAGCTTTATTGATTAGCTTGATTGGTTTTGACATTGTTGAGAAATTGTTGCTGTGATTGGTGATTTAGCTTATGAATTTTGTGGTGTAATACCGGTGCCTGAGTGATCAAGTCACATTCTCACAAGACAATTTTCTTCTCTTGCATTTGTTTAGAAATAGAGCTCAACATGGATCGAGGATTGACAGGCTTATGATAATTACCGGTGCCTGACTCAGATACAGTTTTCAGTTTATAGTAGTCGGTCTAGAATTTATATCTGAGAAAGTAAACACTGTATCTTAGATAAGAGTAGAATGATATCAAGGGGTTATGAATGGTGATGTACATAGATTAATGAATGTAAGTTTATGCAATCAATCATCATTCGTTTTAACCCTTCTTTGACTATCGAGTCTTGAAAAGGCAAAGGTAAGGACAGAGGAAAaattattctttcttttttgtagATAAGTATTCCTTGATGCTTGGGACAAGAAATTATTTACTAATTACTAGTGGTTACAAACTTACAATTGCTTACTTCTAAATCCTTTTCTCACTTGCGTtcctctttttttaatttttctgtttcCTTTGTTTAGGTTTTGGATGCACCGGCCTTGCAAGACAATTTCTGCTAATGCTGGTGGATTGGTTGCTGCATAATGTATTGGCTTTGGGGTAGGAAAACTGTGTTTATTTGTGGAATCAATGTATAGAAAGTGTGACCTCTTAGCTTTATGAAATCAATGTATAGAAAGTGTGAATGTAATGTGCATTTTCTCATAACACAGAGCTTTGCTCTTGCTATTCTGGAGAAGGTTCATTTTGTTGTACTTTATAGTATTATAGAAGGAATGAAGTCCATGTATGTTGTGTATTGTATCAGCTTCAGAAAGGTTTAGCTTTGCTTTGAGAGCATTTTGTTTATTGGTTGTGGTTGTTGTCTACTTTGGCAACAGACATTTATTGGAAACAAAGTTGTTTACTTTGGCAACAGATTTATTAATTGGAACCATTTTGAATCTAAATTTGCATATAGCTTCAGAATTGAACTTTTGATCCCATAGTTCCTCATTCATTTTCTAGAATCATTACATATCAAGTCATGACAGAAAACAACTAAAACACTAAAACACTCGTGTAACATTTCGAGGATGGGCGCAAAGTCTAGATTGGGTGATCAATGCAATGCAACTTATAGCAGAAGCAGCAGCACGTATTTCTCTATATGATTCAACTTCATCAGGAAATGCCTGGTCAAGTTCTTCCAGTTGATGCTCTCGTAAACTCTGAACAAAACATTACAGCAAGTTGAATCAGGTAACTTGACAAACTGAAGTGGGATATAAAAATGATTAAATGGGTTCAAAACTAAAATGTAAACTCGGCATTTGCCTTGAAGGTATCAGTTTTGCCTTTAGTGATCAGATTTTTGGCATTGCAGCTGTTTATGAGATCCCTTGTAAGTAAATCAGGATTCTTTCCATTGTCGATCAACCTATGCAAACTCGGCATATCTTTTGTGGTCAAAATGGGCCATAAACAAAAAATTTTAGTCGCAGGAAAAATGTAAAATTATAGAAGAAGACTCACTTAATAACCTCCATAGGAATCTGGAAATTGCATTTGTCTGACAAGTTAGCCATATTGTCCAGCTCCATGGCAAGAGCATTTCTGAGAGGTAAATTCCAATGTGAGAAAATCTCCGATAAACAATCATATATACTGGGAAAGATTGGGAATTAGTCTTTGGCTCTCCTCATAAGTACATGATGACATTCTTTGCCTCTGACAAAAAGGTATCATTCTGAGCAACCTCATGATAATCGTTTGTCCCAGATTTGGGACCAGCCAAACTCAAAATAGCCCCCATTCAATATCTGCAAAGTATCAGTAAGCCTATGAAACTCATGCCTTTTTGTCAACCCCTAACTTGgaccaaacaaacaaacaaacaaaaaaacaagaaaagagaaaaaagagaaaaaaaaaatattggatATCTTTTGACCTCATGATATTTTACTGCAAAAAGATACAAACTTCTTAACAGATGCAAGAAGAAACAGTTGAGAATATGGCTTCCAAAGCTACTTAGAGGCAACACTCCTGTTTTTGACCAACTTGAGCTAAATTATGCTACTTTTTTCATAGTAGTATGCTAATATGCAGATATATAAGTTCCAGAATCTTGAAGACTATGAACAAGACTCTGCCATATAATCTTCAAATGAATTCTATGTCTTCCAAAACATTGATCAACCTATAATCCATATAGAAGCTAAATCAGTAAAGCATTAGCGGTAGTTGACTGatgcaaaataagaaaaatcccaaatcaaatgcaaaatctGAAAAATCCCAAATCTTCAAACTCAGAAAACTCAAAGCTTACCTTACAGTTCACCTGTTGATGAACAACCATCCTCATCCATACTAGTGGAACTTGACTCCCCATCTTTGTTAATAGCAGGTCTACATAAAGTAAGCAAAAATAAAGTTGGGTATATATCAATCTATAAAATTGTTGACATAAACAATAATCTCAAACATAGTGAACTATAAATTCTTACTTTCCATGAAGTGTTGGACAATTTCTTTTGTCATGTGACTGACCAAATAGTCCACATCCATGACATTGCCTACCTTGACTCTCCTTTACCTTAActttcctcttctcttttccttttttcaacCTTCTCCCACACCCTTTGGCCCTCACTTGATTTGGTTCATTAAAAATATGCTGAATAGCATCAATCTTGGTCTCCAAAACTACTGCACTTTGTCCACTTTCATTACCAATCAATGTTTTAAGATTCTCCAAGAAAGCATCCAAGCATTCCATAAAGAGCTGACTAGCTTCATCACTCACCATTGCCTTATCAATTGCATCTGTAGCATGCTGGAATAGTTTAGTCCTCCTTGCAAGTAAAGCTTTGTTATCTTTTACCTCCATTCCATCAGAATCTAACACAAGACTCTGTCTTGCAGCTTTAGTCCATCTCTTCAATATGTACTGAATAGGCAATTTATCAATATCTTGGATTTTAATCAAATATGACAAAACATGCCGACATGGAAGCCCTTCACTCTCAAACTTTCTACAGCTGCATGATGCAAAATCAGAAACTTTTTCGTAAGTCAGTTCACGAGATTTACAAGTATCAATGTTCTTTCGCATAACCTTAAACACGCAATGAGTGACATTTTCTCTTAGAAGTTCTAGTTTATATTTGAAGCACTCTTTCAATTGTTCTTGAACTTCATAAAATAGCTTACGTGTATAAACCTTAGCCATATGATCTTCTATGTCAAGGGACATGACAGTTTTTGGCTTCTCATCAATATTAATATGATCCTCCTCTAACTCATAATGGCGTTGGTGAAGAAGTCCCCTCTTAAACTGAACCATAAATTCCACCAACGAATTCTGATCAGAAACATAATTCTTGAAGAAAGAATGTTTCTCTCCGCTCTTTGACTACTTGACATTCCTGCTGAGAAAACATGATTTACATGTGCTGGTATCCATGACGAACGAATTTCATATATTGACTCCAACCACTTGTTATCACTCAACCCACTCTTCTCAGTAATTTCAATCCATcttgagtcaaactcctctctaCTACTTGAATTCCATATGCAGCTATGAAAGTCTTGGTAGTAATCCCGATATTTAATCGCATCTAGCTTCTCAGAAAATTTATTTAGAATGTGCCAACTGCAATATCTATGAAATGTTTGTGGGAGTGCTTCTGAAATGGCTTTAGTCATAGCAGGATCTTGGTCAGTAATAATCATTTTGGGGGCATTTTCTGGTGCATTTCCTGGCATAGCATTTAGAAGTTCCTTGAATAACCAAACAAAAGAATCGGCTGTCTCATCATTTAAGAATGCACAAGCAAAGATGATTGTCTGCCCATGATTATTAACACCAGTGAATGGTGCAAAAATCATTCCATACCGATTTGTGTTGTATGTAGTATCAAAGATAACTACATCTCCATAAAAGCTGTAAGCTCGTCTTGAAATTGAGTCAGCCCAAAAGCACCTTGTTACTCTGTTTTCCTCATCTGACTCTATTGTATAGACAAAAGAAgaatctttttctttctcattctGAAAATGCATGTACAATAGATCTCCATCATGCCCTTTCTTCGCTTCACGACAAGTTCTTCCATAATTATACAGATCACGCTGTGTACAACCAATATTCTCAATGCCACCTGCCTGAACACCAAAGAATTCAAACTGTGTATGTTTCTGAACATTTACCAAGCTTAGTTGCTGTGATAGAACTGTGTTAACTTTTAAAACACGACGGTGAGATCTCAACAAATGTACTCTAGGTGGGCTTGTTAATGGGTGGTTATAACCCTCGACAAATACAGAGATTGCATATCTCCCatactccttctttctcacaaCTGCAATTCTTGCTTTACAACCCACTTTTGGTAATCCTCTCTTACGTTTTTCTCCTTCAACTTTGGAAGTTCCTTGCTTATAACAGACATACTCCTTCCTCATAAGTTGGGTATTATCTTTGTTGGTTGCACTAGAATGACTTCTGATACTAAACCCTGCTTTTTTTGCATATCTATTGTAGAAAGCAGCAATTCACATCATCTATTGTTTCAAACTCTTGGTGCAATTTAGGCATCAACTCTGCCTTTACTTGAGGAATATAAACATGATCATCCTCTGACTCCATTTAATTGAAACTGAAAAGCACACATACACCCAACTTACTTTTGTCAGTAAGCAATGCCgatgaaaagaaaagatagaAATTCAACCAATGTCAATATGAAAATTACCCATGAATGCTTTTCATTGCTGCCTAAAACTAAAAAAGATACATCAACAATCAATGAAAACACCATAACatcaacaaaagaaagaaagaagaaacccagaaacagaaagaagaaaagcccCAAATAtggtaaaaccctaattttggtAATTGGAAATCAAACAAATCAAAGAAAAGAGACAGCCCATACTCCAGATGTGTTCCTCTGCTTCCAAGTCTTCAACTTTTGGCGCGAAAACTCCAAGGGAGGTCGGGACCATAAGAGAACTACAATTTTCAtgagaaagaggaaaaaaaaaaaaagcttcagTTGCAATAATCTGCAACCTGAGAAGAGTTTCAAGCATCAATTGTGAGAAGACATGGATTGGAAGACATGGATTTTGGCTGGAGAACCAAAGAAAACTTTGGTTTTGTTGTTGAGAGAGTGAGTCGGGTTTGAAGGCACAGAGCTATTTGACGAGATTGTTATTGGAAGAAGACTCATCTGGGCCATTCCTTTTCATTTAAGCCAATCAACGGCTGAGAGCCGTCCGTCCGCAGTTTTATAATTTCACGGACGTCCTCTTTCGATCCcttctgatatatatatatatatatatatatatatatatatatatatagaggcctgTTCTAGGGCGAACGTCGATGCTTCTGTGCTAGGATTGATCCCAAAATGCcg is a genomic window containing:
- the LOC133737821 gene encoding protein FAR1-RELATED SEQUENCE 5-like, with protein sequence MESEDDHVYIPQVKAELMPKLHQEYAKKAGFSIRSHSSATNKDNTQLMRKEYVCYKQGTSKVEGEKRKRGLPKVGCKARIAVVRKKEYGRYAISVFVEGYNHPLTSPPRVHLLRSHRRVLKVNTVLSQQLSLVNVQKHTQFEFFGVQAGGIENIGCTQRDLYNYGRTCREAKKGHDGDLLYMHFQNEKEKDSSFVYTIESDEENRVTRCFWADSISRRAYSFYGDVVIFDTTYNTNRYGMIFAPFTGVNNHGQTIIFACAFLNDETADSFVWLFKELLNAMPGNAPENAPKMIITDQDPAMTKAISEALPQTFHRYCSWHILNKFSEKLDAIKYRDYYQDFHSCIWNSSSREEFDSRWIEITEKSGLSDNKWLESIYEIRSSWIPAHFKRGLLHQRHYELEEDHINIDEKPKTVMSLDIEDHMAKVYTRKLFYEVQEQLKECFKYKLELLRENVTHCVFKVMRKNIDTCKSRELTYEKVSDFASCSCRKFESEGLPCRHVLSYLIKIQDIDKLPIQYILKRWTKAARQSLVLDSDGMEVKDNKALLARRTKLFQHATDAIDKAMVSDEASQLFMECLDAFLENLKTLIGNESGQSAVVLETKIDAIQHIFNEPNQVRAKGCGRRLKKGKEKRKVKVKESQGRQCHGCGLFGQSHDKRNCPTLHGKPAINKDGESSSTSMDEDGCSSTGELFPIFPSIYDCLSEIFSHWNLPLRNALAMELDNMANLSDKCNFQIPMEVIKLIDNGKNPDLLTRDLINSCNAKNLITKGKTDTFKSLREHQLEELDQAFPDEVESYREIRAAASAISCIALITQSRLCAHPRNVTRVF